A window from Osmia lignaria lignaria isolate PbOS001 chromosome 8, iyOsmLign1, whole genome shotgun sequence encodes these proteins:
- the LOC117606694 gene encoding uncharacterized protein LOC117606694, with translation MICGTQPYVATWCPVCDKRVSDKGRDTYGLLAHIREFHPKHSNQFFTQEKESRTVSKQTTSKGSLRTGCTNRKSEPRKVYATRVDTWKSHNEKKLCPRCKKEAVPTLHARGDKLTTSHIGALCLLGCWPLCFVPLMMKRAKKVRMICPLCGYMYGSYQYKNTGLAPCNTDSEDSQARLSSPPRSFRLKVTKE, from the exons ATGATATGTGGAACACAG CCGTACGTGGCTACGTGGTGCCCCGTGTGTGATAAACGAGTAAGCGATAAAGGGAGGGACACGTATGGGTTGCTCGCCCATATTCGTGAATTTCATCCGAAACATTCCAACCAATTCTTCACTCAG GAGAAAGAGTCCAGGACAGtgtcaaaacagacaacatcaAAGGGTTCTCTGAGGACTGGTTGCACCAACCGGAAAAGCGAACCAAGGAAAGTCTATGCAACTCGTG TAGACACGTGGAAATCGCACAACGAGAAAAAGCTTTGTCCAAGATGTAAAAAGGAAGCTGTACCTACGCTTCACGCTCGAGGAGACAAATTAACAACGTCACACATTGGAGCTCTGTGTCTCTTAGG ATGCTGGCCTCTCTGCTTCGTGCCACTAATGATGAAACGCGCGAAGAAGGTTCGAATGATCTGCCCCCTGTGTGGATACATGTACGGCAGTTATCAGTATAAAAATACTGGATTAGCACCGTGCAACACAGATTCAGAAGATTCCCAAGCACGACTCTCATCTCCACCAAGAAGTTTTCGATTGAAAGTTACAAAAGAGTAG